The Nitrospira sp. sequence GGGTTTCCTGTGCGTGCTCGCGGGAAGTGTTTTTTATGCCGATGTATCTGCGTTGGCGCAAACCGCGTCGGGGGCATCGAGTGTGCGGTCGCTAGCCGGCGGGGTCGCTCCGCTGTTCAACTTTGGGGGAGGCAGCCTCTATATCGACAACCAGGGAACGCAGGGGTTCATTTACAAACCGGGGGCAAACTTTCAAACCTATAATTTCCGTAACCCCTCAAGCGGCCAGGCTTGGAGTGGTGCCATTATGACCTTCGGTCCGCAACTGTCTATTGGACTCATTCAGGGCGCAAATCAGGTTGGAGGCGCAACCGTTCTTCCCGGTCCACCGCGCCAAACGTCGCCGGTGCCTGAGATTGAATCTACAATCGACGACATTCCCTAATTATCGAACGAAACGATCTCCCCGCTCGAATTCCTTCAGGGTTGAATCTTCATTTTATTTCTTACTGTCCCTTGCTTGGAAATTCTAGAATTGCTCGTAAGGTTTCACGGTTCATAGGCTAGGCGACAGGTCACCGCCAATACATAGCGAGAAACGGTTCTTAGAATTTCCGGATCGATGGTATCGGCGGTATCCGTCGGTTGATGAAAATGCGGATGCACGCCGCCGCTGACCACGGTGACCGTCGGCACGCCGGCTTCCTTGAACGGCACATGATCGCCTCCGGGGAAAAATCCGTACAGGTCCAGTTTGTCATGAACTCCGGCAGCCTTCCCTGTTTCCAGCAGGACATCCTTTTCTAATCCTGTCACGCCTACGGTGAGCCGTCCGTTTCCGACACCGGCATGGTCGATGTTGATCATGGCTTTCGTTGCACTGAGCGGGACCAATGGCCGCGAGGTATACAGGCGCGAGCCAAGAAGATCGCGTTCTTCACCGCTAAACGAGACAAAGAAGATCGTTCGGGATGGCCGCAGCTCGGCTTTCGCCAGAGCCCGTGCCACCTCCAAGATCACGGCTGTTCCGGAGGCGTTGTCATCTGCTCCCGGGAAGAGCACGCCTCCTGCGCGACCGAAGTGATCACGATGAGCCCCGATAATCACCGCGTCCGTTCCGGTTCCAGGGATCATCCCCACTACGTTGATCAAGGCCCCCTCCGTGGTCGTCGTCTTCCACTGAAGCGAGGCAAACTTGCCGGTCAGGACGGCTTGTGACGCAGGGGTGTGGTTCAGTTTTTCTTGAAAAGCCCGCAGACGATCGGGAATTTCCCCCTTTGGCTCCGCAAGAATCTCTTGGGCTAGGGGTGTGCTGATCCATGCGCCCGGAATAGCCTGATCAAGTGGCAATTGTCCGTAGAACGCGCTGGGATTTCCCGTGACGCCTTTTCGAGCCTCATAGGGGTGGAGGATCGGTCCGGTGGCCATGAGATAGCCTATCGCCCCGTGATCCCGGGCGACTCGAACCTTATCGGCATGGCTGACGGAACGTTGGTAATGTTCCGGCTTGCCCCGCAAAAACAAGACGATGCAATTGTTCACGTCGATACCTGCATAGTCGTCGATGCCTTGTGCAGGATCGACGATGCCGTATCCGACGAAGACGATCTGGGCTTGGATGTCCGCGGATGGAGAGTCAAAAATAGGGAAGTAATCGGCACCGACCTGTTTTGCGGATAAGGTGCTTGTGGTGCCGATCTTCAGTATTGGGTCCGGTGCAATCGTCACGGTGGGTACGAGGGTGGCCATAGCCCCTAAAAAGTTGCCTTTTTTATCCTCTATGAAGGGCAATATCAGTGGGCCATTACGAATGTTCGGCAGCCGCAATCCAGCCGAGAGAAACTCTTGTGCCACCCATCGCGCTGATTCGTGATCATCCTTCGTGCCACTCTGCCGTCCATTGAATGAGGGACCGCTGAGTGTCCGAATGTCCGCCATCAATCGTTCCACTGAAAGCGAATTGGTGGCAGCTAGAAGGGCTGCCTCAGGTGATTGAGCCAGGCATGGATTCAGTGGCAGAAGCAGCGAGACGGCAGCGCAGGCTAGAATGCAGGGCATCCGAGAAGGAATAGGCAAGCAAATCCGACTCATCGTGATTTCATGGTCATGACGTGGCGGCAATTCAAGCTGCGGATCATAGCATACCCGAGAAACCAGGTTGCAGAGCCGGATTGAGCCAGGTACTATTCAGAAAAAGTATGGGTTGGTAATCGAGCCGGAAGAACACCGCTTCAGTAGTAAGGGAGTGAGTATGGCAGGTGGCGAGCCAGGAAAAGGACTGTACGATCACTTGTATCGGAGATTTTTCGAGCAACGCGACAGTCATGACGGGTATTTGTTCCAGGAAGCCCCAGGCGGCAGCGCTCCGACGCCGGCGCTTACGTTCGGCGAAAAGCTGCGGTGGTGGACCTGGGATCGATGGCAACGACGGAAGAAACTTCTTGCCGAGCGCGACCGCCTGCAGCGCGAGATTCTCCAAATCAAAAAACCGGAAAGTTCAGCGTAATGTGGACGGTATCGACGAGTGTTCGAGCGTGTCATGTTAGGACACGAGTTTGCGCCACGTTCTGCGCATTCTTTGCGGCTTGTGCGGGCCTCGCCATGGAATGCGCGCCTAGCTACGGAGTGCAGAGCGAAACACAGGAAGAAAAGGCTGCCAACCTCAAAAGCCAAGCCAAAGGCGGGCTATTCCAAAAGTGGACGTTCGATCAAGATCAACTCAATGCGCTGCCCAATGGTTTCGTGAAGAGCATATCCGGTG is a genomic window containing:
- a CDS encoding M28 family peptidase, which encodes MADIRTLSGPSFNGRQSGTKDDHESARWVAQEFLSAGLRLPNIRNGPLILPFIEDKKGNFLGAMATLVPTVTIAPDPILKIGTTSTLSAKQVGADYFPIFDSPSADIQAQIVFVGYGIVDPAQGIDDYAGIDVNNCIVLFLRGKPEHYQRSVSHADKVRVARDHGAIGYLMATGPILHPYEARKGVTGNPSAFYGQLPLDQAIPGAWISTPLAQEILAEPKGEIPDRLRAFQEKLNHTPASQAVLTGKFASLQWKTTTTEGALINVVGMIPGTGTDAVIIGAHRDHFGRAGGVLFPGADDNASGTAVILEVARALAKAELRPSRTIFFVSFSGEERDLLGSRLYTSRPLVPLSATKAMINIDHAGVGNGRLTVGVTGLEKDVLLETGKAAGVHDKLDLYGFFPGGDHVPFKEAGVPTVTVVSGGVHPHFHQPTDTADTIDPEILRTVSRYVLAVTCRLAYEP